The DNA segment ATCATAATTCCCATAACTATTCCAGATGCAAGTGCTGAGTTAAATGTAGCTTCTAGACCAAAAAAATCTGCTGCTTTTACAACAAAAGGTGCCACAGTAATTGCAGCAAAGAAACCATATACAACAGTAGGTATTCCTGCAAGAATTTCAAGTACAGGTTTTAGATAATCTCTTGTTCTCCCCGTTGCATATTCACTCATATAAATAGCACTTCCTAAACCAACTGGTAGGGCAACTGCCATTGCAATAAATGTAATCATTAATGTGCCTGCAAAGATAGGTACTGCACCAAATTGACTTCCTATAACTCCTGGAGACCAAGTAGTTCCTGTAAGAAAGTACCAAAAACTTCTTAATTGGAAAAATGAGATAGCTTCAAACAATATTGAAAAAAGGATTCCAAAAGTAGTTAAAATTGAAATAGTTGATGCAAGAATCAAAGCAATTTTAATAACTCTCTCTTTTAATATTGTAGATCTGTTTTTTGATTCAAAAGAATGCAATGTCTACCTTTCAAATAAATTTTTGTGATATTCTATTAAAAGATGGTTACAGTAAAGTTACATGTCTAGACAGACTCCAAATGGATAATCAACTCTTTTAGATAGTTTTTTAAATTCACCCAATTTTGAGTTTAGATTTTCTAAACTACTTTTTTTGCAAATCTCAATAATTGCACAAGAGACACTAAGCAGTTTAAAATCTCTCTCTACTCCAAATCTATCTTTTGCTGTAATAAATCCTTTTTTTATATCCTCTTCATTATATAGACTTTGTACACTAATTTCGAATTCACTTTGAATATGCGCGATAACTTCATTTACATATTCAAAAGTTGAGTTAATAAAACCAACAAAAAAGTCATCTCCACCAATATGTGCTATAAAACTCTCCCTTGAGAGATTTTTTTGAAGAATCTCTGAAAACATAAGTATTGCTCTATCTCCAAGTCTAAAGCCGTAGGTGTCATTAAATGGTTTGAAATCATTAAAATCAAAATAGATAATCTGTGATTGATATTTATTGTTAAAAACATTATAGATAAAATCATCAATTTGATTATTCCCTGGAAGTTTAGTCAAAGGATTTTGGTTTTGAGCTATTTCAAGATTTCTTTTATATGAGAGTGAAAGAAGATTATTAAGGCTTATAAAACCATAATATTTAGAATCTTTACTAACAAAAATACCTTTTGCATCGTTTCTCATATTAAATATCTCTAAAGCTTTATCAATACCCCAACTAATATCAATCTCTGGAACAGGTCTTAAATAGTGTTTTAATTTAGCTTTAAAAGATTGATTTTTTGCTAAAGAGAGACCATATTGAGAATAAGATATCTGTTTTATATCAACTTCATATATAGCTCCTAAAATCTGTTTTTCTCTATTTACAATTGGTACAAAAGTATTTTTTGTATGCTCTTTAAAATATACGAATAGATCATGGAGTGAAGAGTCTTCATTTATTGCATCAATTTTTTCTATAAAAGATTTGTCAATACTATTACTTGCTAATCTTTTGTCTTTTTTGAAAAAACTCATATTTTTGTAGCTCTTTTTTACTTCATTTACATTTAGAGTTGGTCTACAAAAAAGGTAACCTTGGAGGTAATCAACTTTAATATCTTTACAAGTAAAGTACTCTTCAACTCTTTCAATCCCTTCTGCAATAACTCTTATGCCCATTATATGAGCCATTTCAACAACTGAAGAGCAAAAAAGCCTTTTTTTCTGATCTATATCAATATTTGTAATAAAAAATTTATCTATTTTAACAAAATTTGCATCTGAAATATAAAGAAGATGAAGACCTGATACTCCTGTACCAAAATCATCAATTGCAATATTTATATTATCTTTTTTATAGTTTTGAATTGCCTCTTGAAAAAGATTTTCATCGCTAAAAGGATTATGTTCTGTTAGCTCAAAACAGAGTCTATCACTACTTAAGTCCAGTTCATCTAATATTTCAGCTGTTTTACCAAATGCTCTATTTGGCATGGTGAAAAATCTATTATCAATATTGTAAAAAAGTTTTAGATTTGGTACATCAATAAGAGTAAATTTTTTTATAGCAATTTTTCTTAATTTTATATCATAATCAAAGAGTATCTCTTTGTTTGCAAGGTAGTCAAAAAAGTCATTAATTGACTGGAAACCAATCTCTTGATAGTTTCTTATTAAGGCTTCAACAGCGAAAGTTTTTCCAGATTGTGTGTTTATAATAGGTTGATAAGCAAAATCTATTTTGCTTAGGTCTAGTTCCTTTTCTATCTTAGAATCCTCAATTTAGATTTTCATCTAGATTCAAACCTATCTCTTCGCGTAAAATAGGATAAATCTAGATGAAAATCTAAAAAGAGAAGAGAAACTCTTCCCTTTAAAGAAAACTATTTTTTAGATAAATCTTCTAAAGTAAGTTTTTTACCTGCTAATACAGACTCTCTATATGAAGCTCTTTCGTCAGCTGGTAGTGGGATTAAACCGATTTCAGTTAAGATACCACTTTTACCAATCATATTTTCTGACATAAACATTTCAACATAGTTTTTCATAGCTGGAACATCTTGTTTATGTGAGTTTTTAGTATAGAAAAATAATGATCTAGATACTGGGTATTTAGCTGATGAGATATTCTCTGGAGTTGGAGCGATACCATTGATAGTTGAACCAGATAATTTGTCATCATTCTCTTCTAAGAATGAGAATCCGAAGATACCAAATGCAGTTTTATTTTTAGTTAATTTTTGTACGATAATATTATCATTTTCTCCTGATGGTACATAAACACCGTCAGTTCTAATTACTGAATATTTTTTATATTTTTTATCTTCAGAAGCTTTGCTAGTATATACATCCATTTTTTTGAAAGTGTGTTGCATTACTAACTCTTCAAAAGCATCTCTTGTACCAGAAGATTTTGGTGGTCCATAAACAATAATTTCTCTATTTGGTAAAGAAGCATCAATTTCTGACCAGTTTTTATATGGATTTTTAACTAAAGTTTTACCATCTTTTGAAGGAACTTCTTCAGCAACAGCTAATGCTAATTGTTCTCTTGTCACATTAAAAGCAGCATTTGATTT comes from the Halarcobacter ebronensis genome and includes:
- the pstC gene encoding phosphate ABC transporter permease subunit PstC is translated as MLKERVIKIALILASTISILTTFGILFSILFEAISFFQLRSFWYFLTGTTWSPGVIGSQFGAVPIFAGTLMITFIAMAVALPVGLGSAIYMSEYATGRTRDYLKPVLEILAGIPTVVYGFFAAITVAPFVVKAADFFGLEATFNSALASGIVMGIMIIPVISSLSDDVIRAVPDSQRKASLGLGMTQGETIKNIVLPSALPGIISATLLGFSKAIGETMIVVMAAGLRPNLSFNPLEDMTTVTVRIVDALVGDQAFNSPETLSAFALGLALFVVTLFLNIISLMMIRKFKEKYKVNTL
- a CDS encoding GGDEF domain-containing protein, with the protein product MEDSKIEKELDLSKIDFAYQPIINTQSGKTFAVEALIRNYQEIGFQSINDFFDYLANKEILFDYDIKLRKIAIKKFTLIDVPNLKLFYNIDNRFFTMPNRAFGKTAEILDELDLSSDRLCFELTEHNPFSDENLFQEAIQNYKKDNINIAIDDFGTGVSGLHLLYISDANFVKIDKFFITNIDIDQKKRLFCSSVVEMAHIMGIRVIAEGIERVEEYFTCKDIKVDYLQGYLFCRPTLNVNEVKKSYKNMSFFKKDKRLASNSIDKSFIEKIDAINEDSSLHDLFVYFKEHTKNTFVPIVNREKQILGAIYEVDIKQISYSQYGLSLAKNQSFKAKLKHYLRPVPEIDISWGIDKALEIFNMRNDAKGIFVSKDSKYYGFISLNNLLSLSYKRNLEIAQNQNPLTKLPGNNQIDDFIYNVFNNKYQSQIIYFDFNDFKPFNDTYGFRLGDRAILMFSEILQKNLSRESFIAHIGGDDFFVGFINSTFEYVNEVIAHIQSEFEISVQSLYNEEDIKKGFITAKDRFGVERDFKLLSVSCAIIEICKKSSLENLNSKLGEFKKLSKRVDYPFGVCLDM
- a CDS encoding PstS family phosphate ABC transporter substrate-binding protein; translation: MKKTTLALLASAALTVSLSARDQIKIVGSSTVYPFSSAVAEELGATTKFPTPVVESTGSGGGMKLFCAGNDLNTPDITNASRRMKAKEFELCQKNGVTDITEAVIGFDGIAFAQDKSNAAFNVTREQLALAVAEEVPSKDGKTLVKNPYKNWSEIDASLPNREIIVYGPPKSSGTRDAFEELVMQHTFKKMDVYTSKASEDKKYKKYSVIRTDGVYVPSGENDNIIVQKLTKNKTAFGIFGFSFLEENDDKLSGSTINGIAPTPENISSAKYPVSRSLFFYTKNSHKQDVPAMKNYVEMFMSENMIGKSGILTEIGLIPLPADERASYRESVLAGKKLTLEDLSKK